A window of the Arthrobacter sp. Marseille-P9274 genome harbors these coding sequences:
- a CDS encoding RidA family protein translates to MSNQTAVANRTINPESLPKPSGYAHGILAGNTVYLGGQTALDKDMNIVPGGIVEQFKQAFSNVLVTLEEAGGHPEDLVSVTIYLTDVDDYMANGREIGKLWRQMAGTEYPAMAGIGVSRLWQKEALIEIQGIAVIQDR, encoded by the coding sequence ATGAGCAACCAGACCGCAGTCGCCAACCGCACCATCAACCCCGAATCGCTGCCGAAGCCCTCTGGCTACGCGCACGGCATTCTGGCGGGCAACACGGTTTACCTCGGCGGGCAGACCGCCTTGGACAAGGACATGAACATCGTTCCCGGCGGCATCGTGGAGCAGTTCAAGCAGGCCTTCTCCAACGTTCTGGTGACCCTGGAAGAGGCCGGCGGGCACCCCGAAGACCTGGTCAGTGTGACCATCTACCTCACCGATGTCGACGACTACATGGCCAACGGCCGCGAGATCGGCAAGCTCTGGCGCCAGATGGCCGGCACGGAGTACCCGGCGATGGCGGGAATTGGCGTCAGCCGGCTCTGGCAGAAGGAAGCCCTGATCGAGATCCAGGGCATTGCGGTGATCCAGGACCGCTAA
- a CDS encoding fumarylacetoacetate hydrolase family protein: MKLATLRTDAVTTTAAVLMGTETYLPLPASDVGALIADPAWRERTEETVRTAPASAVVQVSGPQLAPLLPRAGKVICCGLNYGDHIQEMGRELPEYPTLFAKFADTLTGPLDELEVHGSDRVDWEAELAVVVGATLTRADEAEAAAAIAGYTVANDVSMRDWQNRTLQWFQGKAFDASTPVGPVLATADEFDGSGFEVRGYVNGELVQRGHTRTLVFGPARLLSYISQFTTLRPGDLVLTGTPGGVGMGMKPPRFLQDGDTITTEIDGIGRLENRVLIRALALNN, encoded by the coding sequence GTGAAATTGGCCACCCTGCGCACGGACGCAGTGACAACGACGGCGGCGGTCCTGATGGGCACGGAGACCTACCTGCCGCTGCCCGCGAGTGATGTGGGCGCCTTGATCGCGGACCCGGCCTGGCGGGAGCGCACAGAGGAAACGGTGCGCACCGCCCCCGCATCCGCCGTCGTACAGGTCTCAGGACCGCAACTGGCGCCGTTGCTGCCGCGTGCCGGCAAAGTCATCTGCTGCGGGCTGAACTACGGAGACCACATCCAGGAGATGGGGCGGGAGCTGCCGGAGTACCCGACGTTGTTCGCCAAGTTCGCCGACACGCTGACCGGTCCGTTGGACGAGCTCGAGGTGCACGGCAGCGACAGGGTGGACTGGGAAGCCGAGCTGGCCGTGGTGGTAGGGGCGACGCTCACGCGGGCCGATGAAGCCGAGGCGGCCGCGGCGATAGCCGGCTACACGGTGGCCAACGACGTCTCCATGAGGGACTGGCAGAACCGGACCCTGCAGTGGTTCCAGGGCAAAGCCTTCGACGCGAGCACTCCGGTGGGGCCGGTCCTGGCCACGGCTGACGAGTTCGACGGCAGCGGCTTCGAGGTGCGCGGCTACGTCAACGGCGAACTCGTCCAGCGGGGCCACACGCGGACGCTCGTCTTCGGCCCGGCGCGGCTGCTGTCCTACATCTCGCAGTTCACCACACTGCGCCCGGGGGACCTGGTCCTGACCGGGACGCCGGGCGGAGTGGGGATGGGCATGAAACCGCCGCGCTTCCTGCAGGACGGCGACACTATCACGACCGAAATCGACGGGATCGGCCGGTTGGAAAACCGCGTCCTGATCCGTGCACTGGCACTGAATAACTGA
- a CDS encoding cupin domain-containing protein, with the protein MTETTTEYRTEGDNSIYAGTDGKVVPVVTRGGSEDTNTAQSGDCVRVSGVSIQHTPATKIWFGQVSNVPGYRSLPHHHGEAETGGYVLRGHGRIYFGEDYSEFIDMKAGDWVFVPPFMPHVEANMSVTEELVWLTARTPENIVVNLEDVADESLEGYRRA; encoded by the coding sequence ATGACCGAGACAACTACCGAATACCGCACCGAGGGAGACAACTCGATCTACGCCGGTACCGACGGCAAGGTCGTGCCCGTGGTGACCCGCGGGGGCAGCGAGGACACCAACACGGCTCAGTCCGGCGACTGCGTACGGGTGTCCGGCGTCAGCATCCAGCACACGCCGGCGACCAAGATCTGGTTCGGCCAGGTCTCCAATGTCCCGGGATACCGGTCGCTGCCGCACCACCACGGTGAGGCCGAAACCGGCGGCTACGTGCTCCGGGGCCACGGCCGGATCTACTTCGGCGAGGACTACTCCGAGTTTATCGATATGAAGGCCGGCGACTGGGTGTTCGTTCCTCCGTTCATGCCCCATGTGGAGGCGAATATGTCCGTCACCGAGGAGTTGGTCTGGCTGACGGCGCGCACGCCGGAAAACATCGTGGTCAATCTTGAGGACGTTGCCGATGAGTCGCTGGAAGGATACCGACGGGCATGA
- a CDS encoding acyl-CoA thioesterase II, giving the protein MNTMSGTLTAETFLRAVDLEAVDAEVFDEAYEATTQYVPWPKAYGGDMVAQSAAAMMRSVASDRQLHSMHSYFMRPVDIGAVVRYEVEKLRDGRGYSTRSVRGYQGGKTVFAAMGSFQVAEEGPEFQPEMPAAVEPESLRSAAEVLAGVEGDAAAYWSQGRSFDMRHVPGPVYVEVEGAAIPQQAVWVKAFDRLPDGADLHRTALAYVCDYTILEPILRAQGHYWAEPGLATASLDHSMWFHRDGRADEWVLYAQEAVSGQRNRGLATGRFFDRSGRLLATVAQEGMIRAAR; this is encoded by the coding sequence ATGAACACCATGAGCGGGACCTTGACCGCGGAAACCTTCCTGCGGGCCGTCGATCTGGAAGCCGTCGACGCCGAGGTCTTCGACGAGGCCTATGAAGCCACGACCCAGTACGTCCCGTGGCCCAAGGCCTACGGCGGAGACATGGTGGCCCAATCCGCGGCGGCCATGATGCGGTCTGTCGCCTCCGACCGCCAACTCCATTCGATGCACAGCTACTTCATGCGGCCCGTCGACATTGGTGCCGTGGTCCGCTACGAGGTGGAGAAACTGCGCGACGGCCGCGGGTATTCCACGCGCAGCGTGCGCGGCTACCAGGGCGGCAAAACGGTGTTCGCGGCGATGGGCTCATTCCAGGTCGCCGAGGAGGGGCCGGAGTTCCAGCCGGAGATGCCTGCAGCAGTGGAGCCCGAGTCACTGCGCAGTGCCGCCGAAGTGCTCGCTGGCGTGGAAGGCGACGCCGCTGCCTACTGGTCGCAGGGCCGCAGCTTCGACATGCGCCACGTTCCCGGTCCCGTTTATGTGGAGGTCGAGGGTGCAGCGATCCCGCAGCAGGCCGTCTGGGTCAAAGCCTTCGATCGGCTGCCCGACGGCGCCGACCTGCACCGCACGGCGCTGGCCTACGTCTGCGACTACACCATTTTGGAACCGATCCTGCGGGCCCAGGGCCACTACTGGGCCGAGCCGGGGCTGGCCACTGCCAGCCTGGACCACTCGATGTGGTTCCACCGCGACGGGCGCGCCGACGAATGGGTGCTCTACGCCCAGGAAGCCGTCTCCGGACAGCGCAACCGGGGGCTGGCGACGGGCCGGTTCTTCGACCGCTCGGGCCGCCTGCTGGCCACGGTTGCCCAAGAAGGCATGATCCGCGCCGCACGTTGA
- a CDS encoding AMP-binding protein, producing the protein MELSPSAHVDSFTRDHLPPAEQWPVLEFTLPELQYPERLNAASVLVDDAVATFGADRPALHTPEGETWSYGLLQQRANQVARVLTEDLGVVPGNRVLLRGPNNPWLVAAWLGVLKAGAVVVTTMPVLRASEVAKICELTRPVAAISDHRFAAGLVHAVGAGTAVVTYGADDDGDLIARCARKSGTFDDVPTAADDVALLGPTSGTTGTPKITMHFHRDILANADTFARHILKPTADDVFAGSPPLAFTFGLGGLVVFPLRFGASALLTERATPVELASHAAAAGATVLFTAPTAYRAILKEGEADLLKGLRMAVSAGEHLPKETWEAVRAATGLSLVNGIGATEMLHVFISAAGPDIRPGATGVAVPGFRATILAADANEAAPNEPGRLAVIGPTGCRYLNDERQLNYVQDGWNITGDTFLRDEDGYFYYQARSDNMIISSGYNIGAPEVEAAIDQHPDVAENAVIGRPDPERGSVVCAFIVLREGVQPDDAKRKDIQDFVKATIAPYKYPRDVRFVTELPRNPSGKLQHFRLREALGNESAELAGANQAR; encoded by the coding sequence ATGGAACTGTCCCCGTCAGCACATGTGGACTCGTTCACGCGCGACCACCTCCCGCCGGCCGAGCAGTGGCCGGTGCTTGAATTCACCCTTCCTGAATTGCAGTATCCGGAACGGCTCAACGCCGCGTCTGTCCTCGTCGATGACGCCGTGGCAACCTTCGGCGCGGACCGTCCGGCCCTGCACACGCCCGAGGGCGAAACCTGGAGCTACGGGCTGTTGCAGCAGCGCGCCAACCAGGTCGCCCGGGTCCTGACCGAGGACCTCGGTGTAGTGCCTGGCAACCGGGTGCTGCTGCGCGGCCCGAACAATCCGTGGTTGGTTGCGGCCTGGCTCGGAGTGCTCAAGGCCGGTGCCGTCGTCGTCACGACGATGCCTGTGCTGCGCGCCAGCGAAGTTGCCAAGATCTGCGAACTGACCCGTCCGGTGGCAGCGATCTCGGACCACCGTTTCGCCGCCGGGCTGGTGCACGCCGTGGGTGCAGGAACCGCAGTCGTCACCTATGGAGCTGACGACGACGGCGACCTCATTGCCCGCTGCGCGCGTAAGAGCGGAACGTTCGACGACGTTCCCACGGCAGCCGACGATGTCGCGCTGCTCGGGCCAACATCCGGGACCACAGGCACGCCCAAAATCACCATGCACTTCCACCGGGACATCCTCGCCAACGCAGATACCTTCGCCCGGCACATCCTCAAGCCGACGGCCGACGACGTCTTTGCCGGCTCGCCGCCGCTGGCCTTCACCTTCGGGTTGGGCGGCCTGGTGGTCTTCCCGCTGCGCTTCGGCGCATCCGCCCTGCTGACGGAGCGAGCGACCCCGGTCGAACTGGCCAGCCACGCCGCCGCAGCCGGGGCCACCGTGCTCTTCACCGCCCCGACGGCCTACCGGGCCATCCTGAAGGAGGGCGAGGCTGACCTGCTCAAGGGCCTGCGCATGGCCGTTTCTGCCGGTGAGCATTTGCCCAAGGAAACGTGGGAAGCGGTGCGGGCGGCTACCGGCCTCTCCCTGGTCAACGGAATCGGGGCCACGGAAATGCTGCACGTCTTCATCTCCGCCGCCGGCCCCGACATCCGGCCCGGCGCCACGGGTGTGGCGGTGCCCGGCTTCCGGGCCACGATCCTGGCGGCGGACGCCAACGAGGCCGCGCCGAACGAGCCCGGCAGGCTGGCAGTCATCGGTCCTACTGGCTGCCGGTACCTGAACGACGAGCGCCAGCTGAACTATGTCCAAGACGGCTGGAACATCACCGGGGACACGTTCCTGCGCGACGAGGACGGGTACTTCTATTACCAGGCGCGCTCCGACAACATGATCATCTCTTCGGGCTACAACATCGGCGCTCCCGAGGTGGAGGCGGCGATCGACCAGCATCCGGACGTCGCGGAGAACGCGGTGATCGGCCGGCCGGATCCGGAGCGCGGCAGCGTAGTCTGCGCGTTCATCGTGCTGCGCGAAGGCGTGCAGCCGGACGACGCCAAGCGCAAGGACATCCAGGACTTCGTGAAGGCGACGATCGCGCCCTACAAGTATCCGCGGGATGTGCGGTTCGTGACTGAACTGCCCCGCAACCCCAGCGGCAAGCTGCAGCATTTCAGGCTGCGCGAAGCGCTCGGGAACGAATCTGCAGAATTAGCCGGCGCCAACCAGGCCCGCTGA
- a CDS encoding PaaX family transcriptional regulator C-terminal domain-containing protein: protein MDIPAPPLRHQQLILTIYGLYGRRGGGLLPVSVLIDMLGDLGHDAPGVRSAVSRLKAKGVLNSVKTGGLAKYELSPRALEMVNEGDERIFAPYRGEPGGQWVLAIFSVPEAMRDRRHQLRTELTRLGFGSMAAGVWIAPAGVREGAKRRLASRGLADFVEFFTGEYAAEGDMRQRVAQWWDLEALGAQITEFMDYYGNALADWSDLLGGDGESALPNPSAELRRDAFRYYVPMLTLWRRLPYSDPGLPLEYLPEGWQGPEARRIFFGTHRLIAPLAEAHAMSLAAKAQAA, encoded by the coding sequence ATGGATATCCCCGCTCCTCCTCTGCGGCACCAGCAGCTGATCCTGACCATCTATGGACTCTACGGCCGACGTGGCGGCGGTCTTCTTCCGGTCTCGGTCCTCATCGACATGCTTGGCGACCTCGGCCACGATGCCCCCGGCGTGCGCTCGGCCGTGTCCAGGTTGAAGGCCAAGGGTGTCCTCAACAGCGTCAAGACCGGCGGCTTGGCAAAGTACGAGCTGTCGCCACGCGCGCTCGAAATGGTTAATGAGGGCGATGAACGCATCTTTGCCCCGTACCGTGGCGAGCCCGGAGGACAGTGGGTGCTCGCGATTTTCTCCGTCCCGGAGGCGATGCGGGACCGGCGGCACCAGCTCCGGACCGAACTGACGCGGTTGGGCTTCGGGTCCATGGCGGCGGGTGTGTGGATCGCTCCGGCCGGTGTGCGCGAGGGTGCCAAGCGGCGGCTGGCCTCCCGCGGCTTGGCAGACTTTGTCGAATTCTTCACCGGAGAATACGCAGCCGAGGGCGATATGCGCCAACGCGTTGCCCAGTGGTGGGATCTGGAGGCCCTCGGCGCCCAGATCACCGAATTCATGGACTACTACGGGAACGCGCTGGCCGATTGGTCCGACTTGCTGGGCGGGGACGGAGAGAGCGCCCTGCCAAATCCTTCGGCGGAGCTGCGCCGCGACGCCTTCCGCTATTACGTTCCTATGCTCACGCTGTGGCGGCGCCTGCCCTACAGCGATCCGGGTCTGCCGCTGGAGTACCTTCCAGAGGGCTGGCAGGGGCCCGAGGCGCGGCGCATCTTCTTCGGAACGCACCGTCTGATCGCGCCCTTGGCCGAGGCCCATGCCATGTCGCTGGCTGCCAAGGCTCAAGCGGCGTAG
- a CDS encoding thiamine pyrophosphate-binding protein codes for MTATSTQPPQSCAAATGAAAVAPSSHPAPRAAANIAELVGYTLAQLGVGHVFGVVGSGNFVVTNALRRHGVPFTAARHEGGAATMADAYGRMSGRVGVVSTHQGCGLTNAVTGIGESAKSRTPMIVLTADAAASAIRSNFKIDQDGLARSVGAVAERIHSPQSAVADTLRAYRTAVNERRTVVLSLPTDLQAAPVPEGVPAVVVPLEAPQTVRPSAAAIARLAGLLRAARRPVFVAGRGGRSAGAEIAALAEASGALVAASAVAHGLFNGDPFNLGISGGFSSPFTAATIADADLVVGWGCALNMWTMRHGSLIGANAKVVQVDVEDSALGANRPVDLGVLGDSAETAAAVLEELRATGHRATGLRTPDMAARIAAESRWNDVDTEDISTAEAIDPRVLSRELDRILPAQRIVSIDSGNFMGYPSTYLSVPDEFGFCFTQAFQSIGLGLYTAVGAARARPDRLPVLGTGDGGFLMSIAELETVVRERIPLVAVVYNDSAYGAEVHHFDADEEDLEVVRFPLVDIASIARGYGAEAVTVRTVEDLAAVAEWVNGPRERPLVIDARIASDGGAWWLAEAFKGH; via the coding sequence ATGACCGCTACCAGCACCCAACCCCCGCAGAGCTGCGCCGCCGCGACCGGCGCTGCCGCAGTGGCCCCGTCTTCCCACCCGGCCCCTCGCGCTGCCGCAAACATCGCCGAGCTCGTCGGCTATACGTTGGCGCAGCTCGGAGTCGGCCACGTCTTCGGCGTGGTAGGCAGCGGCAACTTCGTGGTGACTAACGCGCTGCGCCGGCACGGCGTGCCCTTTACCGCCGCTCGGCACGAGGGCGGTGCGGCGACGATGGCTGATGCATATGGGCGGATGTCCGGACGAGTCGGCGTCGTCTCCACGCATCAGGGGTGCGGTCTGACGAACGCGGTCACCGGGATCGGGGAGTCCGCCAAGAGCCGCACGCCGATGATCGTCCTGACGGCAGACGCCGCGGCATCGGCGATCCGGTCGAACTTCAAGATCGACCAGGACGGCTTGGCGCGGAGTGTCGGAGCAGTAGCCGAACGTATCCACTCGCCGCAGAGTGCAGTGGCGGACACGCTGCGGGCGTATCGCACCGCAGTGAACGAGCGGCGGACAGTGGTGCTGTCGCTGCCGACTGACCTCCAGGCGGCCCCGGTCCCCGAGGGGGTCCCGGCCGTCGTCGTTCCGTTGGAGGCGCCGCAGACGGTTAGGCCGAGTGCCGCGGCCATCGCACGGCTCGCCGGGCTGCTCCGCGCAGCGCGGCGCCCTGTATTCGTGGCTGGCCGTGGGGGCCGCAGCGCAGGGGCGGAAATCGCCGCGCTCGCAGAGGCGAGCGGCGCCCTGGTGGCGGCCTCCGCCGTCGCACATGGCTTGTTCAATGGCGATCCCTTCAACCTTGGTATATCCGGCGGCTTTTCCTCGCCGTTCACCGCGGCGACCATCGCGGATGCCGACCTGGTCGTCGGCTGGGGGTGTGCGCTGAACATGTGGACGATGCGGCATGGCTCGCTGATCGGCGCGAACGCCAAGGTCGTTCAGGTCGACGTGGAGGACTCCGCGTTGGGTGCGAACCGTCCGGTCGATCTGGGCGTGCTTGGTGACAGCGCCGAGACCGCGGCTGCCGTATTGGAGGAACTGAGGGCGACCGGACATCGGGCCACCGGACTGCGCACGCCGGACATGGCGGCGCGGATTGCGGCGGAGTCGCGTTGGAATGATGTGGACACAGAGGATATTTCGACGGCGGAGGCCATCGACCCGCGGGTGCTGAGCCGCGAGCTGGACCGGATCCTGCCGGCACAGCGGATTGTGTCCATAGATTCCGGGAATTTCATGGGGTATCCGAGCACCTATCTGTCCGTGCCGGACGAATTCGGGTTCTGCTTCACGCAGGCATTCCAATCGATCGGGCTGGGCCTGTATACCGCGGTGGGTGCGGCGAGGGCCCGGCCGGACCGGCTGCCGGTGCTCGGCACGGGAGACGGCGGGTTCCTCATGTCAATTGCGGAACTGGAAACCGTGGTCCGCGAGCGGATTCCGCTGGTGGCGGTGGTCTACAACGACTCGGCCTACGGGGCCGAGGTGCACCATTTCGACGCCGACGAGGAGGACCTCGAAGTGGTCAGGTTCCCGCTGGTCGACATCGCCTCAATCGCCCGGGGGTACGGCGCCGAGGCGGTCACGGTCCGCACCGTGGAGGACCTGGCCGCCGTCGCCGAGTGGGTCAACGGGCCCCGGGAGAGGCCGCTGGTCATCGACGCGCGCATCGCGTCGGACGGAGGCGCCTGGTGGCTCGCCGAAGCATTCAAAGGGCACTGA
- a CDS encoding bifunctional salicylyl-CoA 5-hydroxylase/oxidoreductase, with product MKIAIVGGGPGGLYFGALMKQLDPAHEVTVWERNAASDTFGFGVVFSDETLGGIGNADPVVADYMSRRFARWSDIDIHFKNETVTVGGQGFAAMSRKELLELLQRRCTELGVDLRFSTLAPPVEELEDGYDLVLAADGVNSQIRAKYAESFGPDLDPRPNKFMWLGTDQVFEAFKFFVKETKHGVMQIHGYPYSDAGSTFIVEMHEDVWRAAGFDETAGDVFAPGVSDEKAIAKVRELFAEELDGYEVLANNSKWLNFTTVRNRNWRHGNVVLLGDAAHTAHFSIGSGTKLAMEDALALAACLHEQRDLESALAAYELERRPVVESTQRAAQASLEWFERIGQYKDQPPTQFAFNLLTRSRRITQDNLRLRDPEFAGLVDRHFAESQGLQQVVPAMFQPYKIGDLELKNRIIVSPMDMYSATDGVPGDFHKVHLGSKALGGAGLVMTEMVCVSEEGRITPGCTGLYNEVQKDSWKDIVGFVHGQSTAKIGVQIGHAGRKASTRLMWEGIDEPLESGNWEAVGPSALPYGPGSQTPREIDRAEMGQVKADFVAAANRAAEAGFDLLEVHAAHGYLLSSFLSPVANQRTDEYGGNLDNRLRFPLEVFDAVRAAWPADRPLTVRISATDWIEGGNTIDDAVEIAKAFAAHGADGIDVSTGQVGKEEEPAYGRSYQTPYADRIRQEVAEPSGTAVIAVGAISSYDDANSILLAGRADLIALGRSHLYNPQWTLHAAAEQEYRGEGAEWIPQFRAGRRKPPSSRTDAVRPRLSLLREAEDEQAPGHLRWKPATARQRTEPAMAK from the coding sequence ATGAAAATCGCAATTGTTGGCGGGGGACCCGGCGGGTTGTACTTCGGTGCACTGATGAAGCAGTTGGATCCCGCTCATGAAGTGACCGTATGGGAACGGAATGCGGCCAGCGATACGTTCGGCTTCGGCGTCGTATTTTCCGATGAAACCCTCGGCGGGATCGGGAACGCGGATCCGGTAGTGGCCGACTACATGAGCCGCCGCTTTGCCCGCTGGTCTGACATCGACATCCATTTCAAGAATGAGACCGTCACAGTGGGCGGACAGGGCTTCGCCGCGATGAGCCGCAAGGAACTGCTCGAACTGCTGCAGCGACGCTGCACCGAACTCGGAGTGGACCTGCGCTTTTCGACCCTGGCACCGCCGGTGGAGGAACTCGAGGACGGCTATGACCTGGTGCTGGCCGCGGACGGAGTCAACTCGCAGATCCGTGCAAAGTACGCCGAGTCCTTCGGCCCGGACCTTGATCCACGGCCGAACAAGTTCATGTGGCTGGGCACAGACCAGGTGTTCGAGGCCTTCAAGTTCTTCGTCAAAGAGACGAAGCACGGCGTCATGCAGATCCACGGCTACCCGTACTCGGATGCGGGCTCCACTTTCATCGTGGAGATGCACGAGGACGTGTGGCGGGCGGCCGGCTTCGACGAGACAGCCGGCGATGTGTTTGCGCCCGGGGTCTCCGATGAGAAGGCCATCGCGAAGGTCCGCGAACTCTTCGCCGAGGAACTCGACGGCTACGAAGTGCTGGCGAACAACTCCAAGTGGCTGAACTTCACGACCGTACGCAACCGCAACTGGCGGCACGGGAACGTGGTGCTGCTCGGCGACGCCGCGCACACCGCGCACTTCTCCATCGGCTCGGGAACCAAGCTCGCCATGGAGGACGCATTGGCGCTGGCGGCGTGCCTGCACGAGCAGCGGGACCTCGAGTCCGCGCTGGCTGCCTACGAACTCGAGCGGCGGCCGGTGGTCGAATCGACCCAGCGCGCCGCGCAGGCCTCACTGGAATGGTTCGAGCGGATCGGCCAGTACAAGGACCAGCCTCCCACCCAGTTCGCCTTCAACCTGCTGACGCGCAGCCGGCGCATCACCCAGGACAACCTGCGGTTGCGGGATCCCGAATTCGCCGGGCTGGTGGACCGCCATTTCGCCGAGTCCCAGGGACTGCAGCAGGTTGTGCCGGCCATGTTCCAGCCTTACAAGATCGGCGACCTGGAGCTGAAGAACCGGATCATCGTCTCGCCGATGGACATGTACTCCGCGACCGATGGAGTCCCGGGAGATTTCCACAAAGTGCACTTGGGCAGCAAAGCCCTGGGCGGAGCCGGCCTAGTGATGACCGAGATGGTCTGCGTTTCTGAAGAGGGGCGCATCACGCCTGGCTGCACGGGGCTGTACAACGAGGTCCAGAAGGACAGCTGGAAGGACATCGTGGGCTTTGTCCACGGGCAGTCGACGGCGAAGATCGGTGTCCAGATCGGCCATGCCGGCCGCAAGGCCTCCACCCGCCTGATGTGGGAAGGCATTGACGAGCCGCTCGAATCCGGGAACTGGGAAGCCGTCGGTCCGTCGGCCCTGCCATACGGTCCCGGCAGCCAGACCCCGCGGGAAATCGACCGGGCAGAGATGGGCCAGGTGAAGGCCGACTTCGTCGCCGCTGCGAACCGCGCCGCCGAAGCAGGATTCGACCTGCTCGAGGTCCACGCCGCGCACGGTTACCTGCTCTCATCCTTCCTCTCGCCGGTCGCCAACCAGCGCACCGATGAGTACGGCGGGAACCTGGACAACCGGCTGCGCTTCCCGCTCGAAGTCTTCGATGCAGTGCGCGCGGCCTGGCCGGCCGACCGGCCGCTGACCGTGCGGATTTCCGCGACGGACTGGATCGAGGGCGGCAACACCATTGACGACGCCGTAGAAATCGCCAAGGCGTTCGCCGCCCACGGCGCGGACGGCATTGATGTGTCCACCGGCCAGGTCGGCAAGGAGGAAGAGCCTGCCTACGGCCGCAGCTACCAGACTCCATACGCCGACCGCATCCGGCAGGAGGTGGCCGAACCGTCAGGGACGGCAGTGATCGCCGTTGGCGCCATTTCTTCGTACGACGACGCCAATTCGATTCTGCTGGCCGGACGCGCCGACCTGATCGCCCTCGGCCGCAGCCATTTGTACAACCCGCAATGGACGCTGCACGCGGCTGCCGAGCAGGAATACAGGGGCGAGGGCGCGGAATGGATTCCGCAGTTCCGCGCCGGCCGGCGCAAGCCTCCGAGCTCGCGCACCGATGCGGTCAGGCCGCGGCTGTCCTTGCTGCGGGAGGCCGAGGACGAGCAAGCGCCCGGTCACCTCCGGTGGAAACCCGCCACAGCCAGGCAGCGCACCGAGCCCGCGATGGCCAAGTAA
- a CDS encoding thioesterase family protein, protein MDAQANEQHAECLAGASIERTVEWADTDAAGHQHNSAIMRWVEAAEAELFRRLDLPDYFPCAPRVQQVINYRAKLWFGQRVTATLQVQNVGRTSLTFAFEVHGQPHDKSSGGLAAYGTFTTAYVPEGADGAAPWPEHIRAALARGSSVSV, encoded by the coding sequence ATGGACGCGCAGGCGAATGAGCAGCATGCAGAGTGCCTAGCTGGAGCCAGTATCGAGCGGACGGTCGAGTGGGCCGATACCGATGCGGCGGGGCACCAGCACAACTCAGCCATCATGCGCTGGGTCGAGGCGGCCGAGGCCGAACTGTTCCGCAGGTTGGACTTGCCGGACTATTTTCCCTGCGCTCCACGAGTGCAGCAGGTCATCAACTATCGGGCAAAACTGTGGTTCGGCCAGCGCGTCACCGCAACCCTGCAGGTCCAGAACGTGGGCCGTACCTCGCTGACCTTCGCGTTCGAGGTGCATGGCCAGCCGCACGACAAGTCGTCCGGCGGGCTGGCGGCGTATGGCACCTTTACTACGGCCTATGTCCCGGAGGGGGCCGACGGGGCGGCCCCTTGGCCGGAGCACATTCGTGCCGCCCTCGCCCGGGGATCTTCCGTTTCGGTCTGA